The following proteins are encoded in a genomic region of Colletotrichum higginsianum IMI 349063 chromosome 9, whole genome shotgun sequence:
- a CDS encoding ABC-2 type transporter, with the protein MNYNMEARTTTRGSYGTTNTRSTTTSSVTMNGEQRPSFDQDTTTGFAPINTGKNGDSSDEELEAGAMGSSARDTQRDTILIDEEDRRELQRIATSLSRHQSVASNGRPLSTHMSYGQDMAASNDPALDPSSKSFDLSKWLQNFMREMQNEGMVLKKNAGVAYKDLTVSGSGAALQLQQTVGDFLKAPLRIGEHFSLGKKQPKRILNSFDGLLNSGELLIVLGRPGSGCSTLLKTMTGELQGLTLSDESVIHYNGIPQKKMMKEFKGETVYNQEVDKHFPHLTVGQTLEFAAAVRTPSHRIHGMSREEHHRQAAQVVMAVCGLSHTFNTKVGNDFVRGVSGGERKRVSIAEMMLAGSPMCAWDNSTRGLDSATALKFVQSLRLASDFAGSANAVAIYQASQAIYDLFDKAVVLYEGRQIYFGPAGAAKSYFERMGWECPQRQTTGDFLTSVTNPIERRARPGMENQVPRTPDDFEAYWRQSPEFQALRQDIDRHTEENPIDNNGHALTELRQIKNDRQAKHVRPKSPYLISMAMQVRLTTKRAYQRIWNDISATATASILNIVLALVIGSVFYGTEDATAGFYSKGSVLFQAILMNALTAISEITSLYDQRPIVEKHASYAFYHPASEAIAGVVADIPIKFVTATCFNLTLYFLAGLRREPAQFFLYFLITYISTFVMSAVFRTMAAITKTVSQAMSLAGVLVLALVIYTGFVIRVPQMVDWFGWLRWVNPIFYAFEILIANEFHGREFVCSAIIPAYTPLSGDSWICSAVGAVAGQRTVSGDAFIETNYQYYYSHVWRNFGILLAFLVFFMIIYFVATELNSTTSSTAEVLVFRRGFVPAHLQDGGVNRSVTNEEMAVASKEQGSEAKVSSMPAQKDIFTWKDVVYDIEIKGEPRRLLDHVDGWVKPGTLTALMGVSGAGKTTLLDVLAQRTTMGVITGDMFVNGKPLDASFQRKTGYVQQQDLHMATATVRESLRFSAMLRQPKSVSREEKYAFVEEVIDMLNMRDFADAVVGVPGEGLNVEQRKLLTIGVELAAKPKLLLFLDEPTSGLDSQSSWAICAFLRKLADSGQAVLCTVHQPSAILFQQFDRLLFLARGGKTVYFGDIGDNSRTLLNYFESHGARSCGDDENPAEYMLEIVNNGTNSKGEDWHSVWKSSAERTGVEAEIERIHLEKRNEHEAEEEDASSHSEFAMPFSTQLAEVTVRVFQQYWRMPGYVFAKFFLGIAAGLFIGFSFWKADGTMAGMQNVVFGVFMVITIFSTIVQQIQPHFIAQRALYEVRERPSKAYSWKAFMFASIIVEIPYQIFTGILIWACFYYPIIGVQGSVRQVLVLLYAIQLFVYASSFAHMTIAAFPDAQTASGIVTLLVLMSLTFCGVLQAPAALPGFWIFMYRVSPFTYWVAGIVGTQLHGRPVTCSATETSVFDPPANQTCGEYLADYLKTAPGQLQNPDATAQCQYCSLSNADQYLAGSNIFYDERWRNFGIVWAFIFFNIFIAVISYYLVRVKKWNTGASKKTKESKGKGAGAQ; encoded by the exons ATGAACTACAACATGGAAGCCAGGACAACAACAAGAGGTAGCTACGGCACCACAAACACAAGATCCACAACGACATCGTCAGTCACCATGAACGGGGAGCAGAGGCCATCGTTCGACCAAGACACGACGACCGGCTTCGCGCCGATCAACACGGGGAAGAATGGCGActcctcggacgaggagctcgaggccggggcCATGGGTAGCTCGGCAAGAGATACCCAGCGCGACACGATTTTgatcgacgaggaggacaggAGGGAACTCCAGAGGATCGCCACATCCCTCTCACGACACCAGAGCGTGGCCAGCAACGGCCGCCCGCTCTCGACGCACATGTCGTACGGCCAGGACATGGCCGCGTCCAACGACCCGGCGCTGGACCCCTCGAGCAAGTCCTTCGACCTCTCCAAGTGGCTGCAGAACTTCATGCGCGAGATGCAGAACGAGGGCATGGTCCTCAAGAAgaacgccggcgtcgcctACAAGGACCTGACCGTCTCCGGGTCCGGCGCGGCGCTCCAGCTGCAGCAGACCGTCGGCGACTTCCTCAAGGCGCCGCTGCGGATCGGCGAGCACTTCAGCCTCGGCAAGAAGCAGCCCAAGCGGATCCTCAACAGCTTCGACGGCCTCCTGAACAGCGGCGagctcctcatcgtcctcggccgccccggCTCCGGATGCAGCACACTGCTCAAGACCATGACGGGCGAGCTCCAGGGCCTGACGTTGAGTGACGAGTCGGTCATCCACTACAACGGCATCCcgcagaagaagatgatgaaggaGTTCAAGGGCGAGACGGTCTACAACCAAGAG GTTGACAAGCACTTCCCCCACTTGACCGTCGGCCAGACGCtcgagttcgccgccgccgtacgCACACCGTCGCACAGGATCCACGGCATGAGCCGCGAAGAACACCACAGACAGGCGGCGCAGGTCGTCATGGCCGTGTGCGGTCTCAGCCACACCTTCAACACCAAGGTCGGCAACGACTTCGTCCGCggcgtctcgggcggcgaGCGGAAGCGCGTCAGCATCGCCGAGATGATGCTCGCCGGCTCGCCCATGTGCGCGTGGGACAACAGCACGCGCGGCCTCGACTCGGCCACGGCGCTCAAGTTCGTCCAGTCGCTGCGCCTCGCCTCCGACTTCGCCGGcagcgccaacgccgtcgccatctACCAGGCCAGCCAGGCCATCTACGACCTCTTCGACAAGGCCGTCGTCCTGTACGAGGGCCGCCAGATCTACTTCGgcccggccggcgccgccaagtCCTACTTTGAGCGCATGGGCTGGGAATGCCCCCAGCGCCAGACGACGGGCGACTTCCTGACCTCCGTCACGAACCCCATCGagcgccgcgcccgccccGGCATGGAGAACCAGGTGCCGCGCACCCCGGACGACTTCGAGGCCTACTGGCGCCAGTCGCCCGAGTTCCAGGCCCTGCGCCAGGACATCGACCGCCACACCGAGGAGAACCCCATCGACAACAACGGCCACGCCCTCACCGAGCTCCGCCAGATCAAGAACGACAGGCAGGCCAAGCACGTCCGCCCCAAGTCGCCCTACCTCATCAGCATGGCCATGCAGGTCCGCCTCACGACGAAGCGCGCCTACCAGCGCATCTGGAACGACATCTCCGCCACGGCCACCGCCTCCATCCTCAACATCGTCCTggccctcgtcatcggctcCGTCTTTTACGGCACCGAGgacgccaccgccggcttCTACTCCAAGGGCTCCGTCCTCTTCCAGGCCATCCTCATGAACGCCCTCACCGCCATCTCCGAGATCACCAGCCTGTACGACCAGCGGCCCATCGTCGAGAAGCACGCCTCGTACGCCTTCTACCACCCGGCCTCggaggccatcgccggcgtcgtcgccgacatccccATCAAGTTCGTCACCGCCACCTGCTTCAACCTGACCCTCTACTTCCTGGCCGGCCTCCGCCGCGAGCCCGCCCAGTTCTTCCTCTACTTCCTCATCACCTACATCTCCACCTTTGTCATGAGCGCCGTCTTCCGcaccatggccgccatcaccaagaCCGTCTCGCAGGCCATGTCGCTGGCCGGCGTCCTGGTgctcgccctcgtcatctaCACCGGCTTCGTCATCCGCGTGCCCCAGATGGTCGACTGGTTCGGCTGGCTCCGCTGGGTCAACCCCATCTTCTACGCCTTTGAGATCCTCATCGCCAACGAGTTCCACGGCCGCGAGTTCGTCTGCTCCGCCATCATCCCCGCCTACACGCCCCTGTCCGGCGACTCGTGGATCTgctccgccgtcggcgccgtcgccggccagcgCACCGTCAGCGGCGACGCCTTCATCGAGACCAACTACCAGTACTACTACTCCCACGTCTGGCGCAACTTCGGCATCCTCCTGGCCTTCCTTGTCTTCTTCATGATCATCTACTTCGTCGCCACCGAGCTCAActccaccaccagcagcaccgccgaggtcctcgtcttccgccGCGGCTTTGTGCCCGCCCACCtccaggacggcggcgtcaaccGCAGCGTCACCAACGAAGAGATGGCCGTGGCGTCCAAGGAGCAAGGGtccgaggccaaggtcagCTCGATGCCCGCGCAGAAGGACATCTTCACCTGGAAGGATGTCGTGTATGATATCGAGATCAAGGGCGAGCCTCGTCGTCTGCTAGACCACGTTGACGGTTGGGTCAAGCCTGGCACTCTCACTGCCCTCATGGGTGTCTCCGGTGCCGGAAAGACGACTCTTCTTGACGTCCTTGCGCAGAGGACCACGATGGGTGTCATCACCGGTGACATGTTTGTCAACGGCAAGCCCCTGGACGCCAGTTTCCAACGCAAGACGGGCTACGTCCAGCAGCAAG ATCTCCACATGGCCACGGCAACCGTCCGCGAGAGTCTGCGGTTCAGCGCCATGCTCCGCCAGCCCAAGTCCGTCAGCCGCGAGGAGAAGTACGCgttcgtcgaggaggtcatcGACATGCTCAACATGCGCGacttcgccgacgccgtcgtcggtgtcCCCGGCGAAGGCCTCAACGTCGAGCAGCGCAAGCTCCTgaccatcggcgtcgagctggccgccaAGCCCAAGCTTCTCCtgttcctcgacgagcccaCCAGCGGCCTCGACTCCCAGAGCTCCTGGGCCATCTGCGCGTTCCTCCGCAAGCTCGCCGACTCGGGCCAGGCCGTCCTCTGCACCGTCCACCAGCCCAGCGCCATCCTGTTCCAGCAGTTCGACCGCCTCCTGTTCctcgcccgcggcggcaaGACGGTCTACTTTGGTGATATCGGCGACAACTCGCGCACCCTCCTCAACTACTTCGAGTCCCACGGCGCGAGGAGCtgcggcgacgacgagaacccGGCCGAGTACATGCTCGAGATCGTCAACAACGGCACCAACTCCAAGGGCGAGGACTGGCACAGCGTGTGGAAGTCGAGCGCGGAGCGgaccggcgtcgaggccgagatcgagcgcATCCATCTCGAGAAGCGTAACGAGCacgaggcggaggaggaggacgccaGCTCCCACTCCGAGTTCGCCATGCCCTTCTCCAcgcagctcgccgaggtcacCGTCCGCGTCTTCCAGCAGTACTGGCGCATGCCCGGATACGTATTCGCCAAGTTCTTCCttggcatcgccgccggtcTCTTCATCGGCTTCTCCTTCTGGAAGGCCGACGGCACCATGGCCGGCATGCAgaacgtcgtcttcggcgtctTCATGGTCATCACCATCTTCTCCACCATCGTCCAGCAGATCCAGCCGCACTTCATCGCCCAGCGCGCCCTCTACGAGGTCCGCGAGCGGCCCAGCAAGGCCTACTCCTGGAAGGCCTTCATGTTCGCCAGCATCATTGTCGAGATCCCCTACCAGATCTTCACCGGCATCCTCATCTGGGCCTGCTTCTACTACCCCATCATCGGCGTCCAGGGCTCCGTCCGCCAGGTCCTGGTCCTGCTGTACGCCATCCAGCTCTTCGTCTACGCGAGCTCCTTCGCCCACATgaccatcgccgccttccCCGACGCCCAGACCGCCTCCGGCATCGTCACCCTCCTCGTGCTCATGAGCTTGACCTTCTGCGGTGTCCTGCAAgccccggccgcccttcCCGGCTTCTGGATCTTCATGTACCGCGTCTCCCCCTTCACCTACTGGGTCGCGGGCATCGTCGGCACGCAGCTGCACGGCCGTCCCGTCACCTGCTCCGCCACCGAGACCTCCGTCTTCGACCCGCCCGCGAACCAGACCTGCGGCGAGTACCTCGCCGATTACCTCAAGACGGCCCCCGGCCAGCTGCAAAACCCGGACGCGACGGCCCAGTGCCAGTACTGCTCTCTCAGCAACGCCGACCAGTACCTGGCCGGCAGCAACATCTTTTACGACGAGCGGTGGCGCAACTTCGGCATCGTCTGGGCTTTTATCTTCTTCAACATTTTCATTGCTGTCATTTCCTACTACCTCGTCCGTGTTAAGAAGTGGAATACGGGCGCGtccaagaagaccaaggagtcCAAGGGAAAGGGTGCCGGCGCTCAGTAA
- a CDS encoding Integral membrane protein yields MSAESMDVADSLPIFLQAQENATAKITERYPPLTRDGASLVITAGIMMVLTTLWTIMRLVSRRMTGVPFHLEDYFYFVGQFASFSASVVIGGAGHDIGVLDPEVHVSHFVKVFLVAQVMYASELLAIKLSIIVLMQRIFSRSSPWFRTTSWLAVGLSCAWALYTGLLGFVICRPVRSAWDISVAKTGCGDYTVAFSAVAVFDIVTDVVIVVLPIRVVSGLQMARAHKLALYVVFGAGFV; encoded by the exons ATGAGCGCTGAATCAATGGATGTGGCTGATTCTTTGCCCATCTTCCTCCAAGCCCAAGAGAACGCTACGGCTAAGATCACAGAAAGATATCCGCCGTTGACTCGGGATGGAGCCTCGCTTGTCATTACCGCGGGCATCATGATGGTGCTGACAACGCTGTGGACCATCATGCGGCTCGTCTCACGACGCATGACTGGCGTCCCCTTCCACCTGGAGGACTACTTCTACTTTGTCGGACAA TTTGCTTCATTCTCGGCAA gcgtcgtcatcggcggtgccggccaCGACATCGGCGTTCTCGACCCGGAGGTCCACGTCTCCCACTTCGTCAaggtcttcctcgtcgcgcAGGTCATGTACGCCAGCGAGCTCCTCGCGATCAAGCTCagcatcatcgtcctcatGCAGCGCATCTTCTCGCGCAGCAGCCCCTGGTTCCGGACCACGAGCTGGCTGGCCGTCGGCCTGTCCTGCGCCTGGGCGCTGTAcaccggcctcctcggcttTGTCATCTGCCGGCCGGTCCGGAGCGCCTGGGACATCAGCGTGGCGAAGACCGGGTGCGGGGACTACACCGTTGCCTTCAGCGCAGTGGCCGTCTTCGACATTGTGACCGATGTGGTTATTGTGGTGCTTCCGATCAGGGTCGTGAGCGGCTTGCAGATGGCCAGAGCCCACAAGCTTGCGCTCTACGTGGTCTTTGGAGCTGGGTTTGTGTGA
- a CDS encoding GMC oxidoreductase, giving the protein MTLWDCIVVGGGIAGSVVSNRLLEQDSTLKILLVEAGTNTHAVENIEWTDMNNAIGGEYDWGFSSVPQVHLNNREIVSPVGKGLGGGTIINGAAWVRGHKVDYDIWAERVNDTRWSYDGQLPYMKKTETLFDNSTNPLSHGHMGPVKIQSPGSTNRVFPLREPLLESWREIGIDALPQLDNNAGNNLGVADLQENRDKGKRQLSSLIYSLEGVTVLTDSLVAKVLVEKSPLGHLVSRGIQLDNGTKIFGRETILSAGAYRTPQILILSGIGPADTLKKFNIPVILDQPAVGQNFHDHVLIPTVWQLKNASAGYAKESGNPVFSESQYNLGAFIDFMAITSLPKEGLFNAIAEDEGSVPNAATHPLLKQDRAHSSHLLQYSGVSADGSAVLMISVVFINSARGSVTIQSADIKDAPLIDPNFLATSVDRYAARETIRRNIRLLTSGDTVLGREIVAGELAANPLTAESTDEEIDARVREMAGGCYHPAGTASMGTVVDTDLRVIGVSGLRIVDTSVFPVSISGNLQVAVYALAEQAAEIIKSTMKKC; this is encoded by the exons ATGACTCTTTGGGATTGTATTGTGGTAGGCGGCGGCATTGCCGGGTCAGTCGTCTCGAACCGATTGCTTGAGCAGGATTCAACCCTCAAAATCTTGCTGGTTGAGGCTGGCACCAACACCCACGCCGTCGAAAACATCGAGTGGACCGATATGAACAAtgccatcggcggcgagtACGATTGGGGCTTCTCATCAGTGCCGCAGGTCCACCTCAACAACCGCGAGATTGTGTCCCCGGTGGGAAAGGGCCTGGGAGGTGGTACCATCATCAACGGAG CTGCTTGGGTCCGTGGACACAAGGTCGACTATGACATCTGGGCCGAGAGGGTCAACGACACCCGATGGAGCTACGATGGCCAACTCCCTTACATGAAGAAGACCGAGACCCTCTTCGACAACTCTACGAACCCACTGTCCCATGGACACATGGGCCCCGTCAAGATTCAGTCCCCCGGCTCTACCAATCGCGTTTTCCCTCTCCGAGAGCCATTGCTGGAGTCATGGAGAGAGATCGGCATCGACGCACTCCCCCAGCTCGACAACAACGCCGGGAACAACCTCGGTGTTGCCGACCTTCAAGAGAACAGAGACAAAGGCAAGCGCCAGCTGTCTTCTCTGATTTACtcgctcgagggcgtcacTGTTCTGACTGACAGTCTGGTCGCCAAGGTGTTGGTAGAGAAGTCCCCCTTGGGGCACCTAGTGTCCAGGGGAATCCAGCTCGACAATGGCACCAAGATCTTCGGGCGCGAGACCATTCTTTCTGCTGGTGCGTACCGTACACCCCAGATCTTGATACTATCCGGCATAGGTCCGGCCGACACCCTGAAGAAGTTCAACATTCCCGTCATCCTGGATCAGCCGGCCGTCGGGCAAAACTTCCACGACCACGTACTCATTCCCACAGTCTGGCAACTCAAGAACGCCTCCGCGGGCTACGCTAAAGAATCGGGCAATCCTGTCTTCAGCGAGTCACAGTACAACCTCGGAGCCTTCATCGACTTCATGGCCATCACTTCACTGCCGAAGGAGGGTCTATTTAATGCCATTGCTGAGGACGAAGGCTCGGTGCCCAATGCAGCCACACATCCGTTGCTGAAGCAAGACCGCGCCCATTCCTCTCATTTACTTCAGTACTCTGGAGTCTCTGCGGATGGCTCGGCCGTCCTCATGATTTCTGTTGTTTTTATTAACTCTGCCCGGGGCTCCGTCACCATCCAGTCCGCCGACATTAAGGACGCGCCGCTCATCGACCCCAACTTCCTGGCCACAAGCGTAGACCGCTACGCTGCTCGGGAGACCATCCGACGAAACATCAGACTGCTGACCTCCGGCGACACCGTTCTTGGGCGGGAAATCGTGGCTGGCGAACTCGCCGCCAACCCGTTGACTGCGGAATCAACGGACGAAGAAATCGACGCCCGAGTGAGGGAGATGGCCGG AGGATGTTATCATCCCGCAGGTACGGCCTCCATGGGAACGGTGGTGGACACCGACTTGCGCGTCATCGGAGTGTCAGGCCTCCGCATCGTGGATACTTCTGTGTTCCCTGTATCGATCTCGGGCAATCTCCAAGTGGCTGTGTATGCATTGGCAGAACAAGCCGCTGAGATCATCAAGTCAACCATGAAGAAATGTTGA
- a CDS encoding Serine/threonine-protein kinase SRPK3 — translation MSVSHPPTPPSRVSTVDEQRFKAITSPCEWVEDYRPGGYHPVHLGDVLGAGQYKVIRKLGEGSYSTVWLARDLRNDRYVALKILVSEISDSTSELRILRHIAETAPGTAPQHTIQLLDDFQLSGPNGTHKVLVFEPMGASVNSMVEQLPQFNPRKYGMKVRYPPHMARSILKRSLQALEFLHRVGVSHGDFQPGNLLFSVRDIDSTPEEVLRQAQDVKAGSISPLVERLDGKQDRWAPRYLCVARPLEELTHYTQGYKIKLSDMGGCQYTLLQTPTPSFDLRPFFFTDPPTKPVTPVGLRAPEMILTKTVDRTLDIWSFGCLIFELITGQPLFCIPGSDFEDDEHLLSLTAVLGALPENLFQHWKTASLYFTPDRELFNCQLGGPGEGEEPLMLEQTSMEELFDRADPDISEKEAGAVKELIRRILRYNPAERPSPAELLRDPWFCKIDVETGLFL, via the exons ATGAGCGTCTCTCACCCTCCTACACCGCCATCGAGGGTCTCGACAGTTGATGAGCAAAGATTCAAGGCGATCACCTCACCCTGCGAATGGGTGGAGGACTACCGCCCCGGCGGCTATCATCCTGTTCATCTCGGCGACGTTTTAGGAGCCGGCCAGTATAAAGTCATCAGAAAGCTTGGGGAGGGCTCTTACTCGACGGTTTGGCTTGCCCGTGACTTGCG TAACGATCGATACGTCGCCTTGAAAATTCTCGTGTCGGAAATCTCAGACTCGACATCGGAGCTGCGAATTCTACGTCACATCGCTGAAACTGCCCCGGGCACCGCCCCTCAACACACCATCCAACTACTAGATGATTTCCAACTCTCTGGGCCCAATGGCACTCACAAGGTCCTAGTCTTCGAGCCTATGGGTGCGAGTGTGAACAGCATGGTTGAGCAACTGCCTCAGTTCAATCCTCGTAAATATGGCATGAAGGTCCGCTACCCACCTCACATGGCAAGGAGCATTCTCAAGCGGTCCCTGCAGGCGCTGGAATTCCTCCACCGGGTTGGCGTCTCGCATGGAGACTTTCAGCCAGGAAacctcctcttctccgtcAGAGACATCGATTCCACGCCTGAGGAAGTGCTTCGACAGGCTCAAGATGTGAAAGCCGGGTCGATCTCACCTCTTGTTGAAAGACTTGACGGTAAACAAGACAGATGGGCTCCTCGATACCTTTGCGTCGCGCGGCCTCTGGAAGAGTTAACCCACTATACACAAGGCTACAAAATTAAGCTCTCAGACATGGGCGGCTGTCAGTACACTCTCTTACAAACTCCTACCCCTTCATTTGATCTTCGTC CATTCTTCTTCACGGACCCGCCAACAAAACCCGTTACTCCCGTCGGCCTGCGAGCTCCCGAGATGATTCTGACCAAAACTGTCGACCGGACCCTTGACATCTGGAGTTTTGGCTGTCTCATATTTGAGCTTATCACCGGACAGCCTCTCTTCTGCATACCGGGATCCGACTTTGAAGACGATGAACATCTTCTCTCACTCACAGCCGTTCTCGGTGCCCTACCCGAAAACCTATTCCAGCATTGGAAGACAGCCTCGCTCTACTTCACGCCTGACAGGGAGCTCTTCAATTGCCAGCTTGGAGGGCccggggagggagaagagcCACTCATGCTGGAGCAGACATCCATGGAGGAGCTGTTTGACCGGGCTGATCCGGACATTagcgagaaggaggccggcgccgtgaaGGAGCTCATTCGCAGAATCTTGCGGTACAATCCTGCAGAGCGACCCTCACCGGCGGAGCTCCTGCGTGATCCCTGGTTTTGCAAGATTGACGTTGAGACTGGCCTGTTCCTTTGA
- a CDS encoding Glucanase → MALSVLSVSLLLASLVSGQAPGNSTDNHPKIDTFRCTVKNGCQKKTNYIVVDSSQHAIKTSSGVSCFTGNSPPNSTACTTPEECAKNCHIEGISDYSANGVTTSGADLRLTMFNDNGAEVTPRVYLLEENKQRYEMIHLTGSEFTFDVDMVKLPCGMNSALYLSEMLPDGGRNTSTLNKLGPAWGSGYCDAQCFKTSFINGVANFEEKGSCCNELDIWEANSRATHIAPHPCSQPGLYKCTGEECEKAGVCDKSGCAWNPNRVNATDYYGRGADFEVDTTRKFTVVTQFPSQNGKLKELRRMYIQDGKVIQNNVVNIEGPPKINFMNDEYCQATGASDFARLGGMEGMGDAMTRGMVLAMSLWWDKSTFMEWLDQGNNGPCNATEGNPSVVTQIQSNPEVTFSNIRFGELNSTLSLKL, encoded by the exons atgGCTCTCTCCGTTCTTTCCgtttctcttctccttgcTAGTCTTGTCTCGGGCCAGGCGCCTGGCAATTCTACAGACAACCACCCCAAGATCGATACCTTCAGGTGCACAGTCAAGAACGGGTgccagaagaagacgaactacatcgtcgtcgactcgagCCAGCATGCCATCAAGACGTCCAGCGGCGTGAGCTGCTTTACCGGCAACAGCCCGCCCAACTCTACGGCGTGTACCACCCCCGAAGAATGTGCAAAGAATTGCCACATTGAGGGAATCTCTGACTACAGCGCCAACGGCGTGACCACGAGCGGCGCTGACCTCCGTTTGACCATGTTCaacgacaacggcgccgaggttACACCGCGCGTTTACCTCCTGGAGGAGAACAAGCAGCGATACGAGATGATCCATCTGACCGGCTCCGAGTTCACCTTCGACGTTGACATGGTCAAGCTGCCCTGCGGCATGAACAGCGCACTCTACCTGTCTGAGATGCTGCCTGATGGCGGCAGGAACACCAGCACTCTCAACAAGCTTGGCCCGGCCTGGGGCAGCGGCTACTGCGATGCTCAGTGCTTCAAGACCTCGTTCATCAACGGAGTC GCCAACTTTGAAGAGAAAGGCTCTTGCTGCAACGAACTCGACATTTGGGAGGCCAATTCCCGGGCGACGCACATCGCGCCCCACCCTTGCAGCCAGCCGGGGCTCTACAAGTGCACCGGCGAGGAGTGcgagaaggccggcgtcTGCGACAAGTCCGGCTGCGCGTGGAACCCGAACCGCGTGAACGCCACCGACTACTACGGCCGTGGCGCCGACTTCGAGGTCGACACGACCCGCAAGTTCACCGTCGTCACCCAGTTCCCCTCCCAGAACGGCAAGCTGAAGGAGCTCCGCCGCATGTACATCCAGGACGGCAAGGTCATCCAGAACAACGTCGTCAACATCGAGGGCCCGCCGAAGATCAACTTCATGAACGACGAGTACTGCCAGGCCACCGGCGCCTCGGACTTCGCGCGCCTCGGTGGTATGGAGGGCATGGGGGATGCCATGACCCGCGGCATGGTCTTGGCCATGAGCTTGTGGTGGGATAAGTCTACCTTCATGGAGTGGCTTGACCAGGGCAACAACGGGCCTTGCAACGCAACTGAGGGCAACCCGTCGGTGGTCACTCAGATCCAGTCGAACCCTGAAGTTACGTTTAGCAACATTCGCTTTGGGGAGCTAAACTCGACCTTGAGCCTGAAGCTTTAG